From Streptomyces sp. GSL17-111, one genomic window encodes:
- a CDS encoding alpha/beta hydrolase codes for MLDTAGERVPFPGQDRPPEPPWKRAGRRTLDVARRPYWERSDESWLIRRWPDLTATAVATVFFWLSLTPSLVPRPWALQGVIGGITAAIGYGIGALLSWVVPFLVRWRPDEETRRRVRAHAWQVYWVLSLGLTVFLLGESARMQRELRKLQELPPTLTWHSMMIALLAAALCWVLLLIARLIRLGTRWLIQLLLRFVPRPVAVTAGLLTSGMVVTFGAKDVVFERGIVDVASHIASNTDQSTKDGIVQSGSPFVSGSPQSLISWSELGYQGRNFTGSVLSRQQISAFTQRPSLDPIRVYAGRAAADGYAEQTALAMAELERTRAFDREVLAVAGTTGSGWIDARTAEPLEYLYNGDTAIVAIQYSYLPSWVSFVVDREEAGRATQTLVDAVRERLAEIPESERPKFVIFGESMGATAVEDAFDGIDDLLASTDGALLVGPPNYSPVWSDVTRNRDPGSPVWRPEYEEGRHVRFAQYPQRDLYRPEGTWEFPRVVYLQNASDPIVWWSPDLALRPPEWLEEPVGPDVTDELSWFPFVTFWQTTVDMSMSYGVGAPHGHRYGTNAVEGWAAVLPPDGWTQSDTLRLKAFAEAHESPY; via the coding sequence ATGCTCGACACCGCGGGGGAGCGGGTTCCTTTCCCTGGCCAGGACCGGCCCCCCGAGCCACCGTGGAAGCGCGCCGGCAGGCGCACGCTCGACGTCGCCCGCAGGCCCTACTGGGAGCGGTCCGACGAGTCGTGGCTGATCAGGCGCTGGCCCGACCTGACGGCCACCGCCGTCGCGACCGTCTTCTTCTGGCTCTCCCTCACCCCCTCGCTCGTCCCCCGCCCCTGGGCGCTGCAGGGCGTCATCGGCGGCATCACGGCCGCCATCGGCTACGGCATCGGCGCGCTGCTGAGCTGGGTCGTGCCCTTCCTCGTGCGGTGGCGGCCGGACGAGGAGACGCGCCGGCGGGTCCGGGCGCACGCGTGGCAGGTGTACTGGGTCCTGAGCCTCGGCCTCACCGTCTTCCTCCTCGGCGAGAGCGCCCGGATGCAGCGGGAACTGCGCAAGCTCCAGGAGCTGCCGCCCACCCTCACCTGGCACTCCATGATGATCGCGCTGCTCGCGGCCGCGCTGTGCTGGGTGCTGCTGCTGATCGCCCGCCTGATCCGGCTGGGCACGCGCTGGCTGATCCAGCTCCTGCTGCGCTTCGTCCCCCGGCCCGTCGCCGTGACGGCCGGGCTGCTGACCAGCGGGATGGTCGTGACGTTCGGCGCCAAGGACGTCGTCTTCGAGCGCGGCATCGTCGACGTCGCCTCCCACATCGCGTCCAACACGGACCAGAGCACGAAGGACGGCATCGTGCAGTCCGGTTCGCCGTTCGTCTCGGGCAGCCCGCAGTCCCTGATCTCCTGGTCGGAACTGGGGTACCAGGGCCGCAACTTCACCGGCAGCGTGCTCAGCCGGCAGCAGATCAGCGCGTTCACGCAACGTCCCTCGCTGGACCCGATCCGCGTCTACGCCGGACGGGCCGCCGCCGACGGCTACGCGGAACAGACGGCCCTGGCCATGGCGGAGCTCGAGCGCACCCGGGCCTTCGACCGCGAGGTGCTCGCCGTCGCGGGCACGACGGGCAGCGGCTGGATCGACGCCCGGACGGCGGAGCCGCTGGAGTACCTCTACAACGGCGACACCGCCATCGTCGCCATCCAGTACTCCTACCTGCCCAGCTGGGTGTCGTTCGTGGTGGACCGCGAGGAGGCGGGCCGGGCGACGCAGACCCTCGTCGACGCCGTGCGGGAGCGGCTGGCCGAGATCCCCGAGAGCGAGCGGCCCAAGTTCGTCATCTTCGGCGAGAGCATGGGCGCCACGGCGGTGGAGGACGCCTTCGACGGCATCGACGACCTCCTCGCCTCGACGGACGGCGCGCTGCTCGTCGGCCCGCCGAACTACAGCCCGGTGTGGTCGGACGTGACGCGCAACCGCGACCCGGGCAGCCCGGTGTGGCGTCCCGAGTACGAGGAGGGTCGGCACGTGCGGTTCGCCCAGTACCCCCAGCGCGACCTGTACCGCCCGGAGGGGACGTGGGAGTTCCCCCGCGTGGTGTACCTGCAGAACGCGTCCGACCCGATCGTGTGGTGGTCACCCGACCTCGCCCTCCGGCCTCCCGAGTGGCTGGAGGAACCGGTGGGGCCGGATGTGACGGACGAGCTGAGCTGGTTCCCCTTCGTCACCTTCTGGCAGACCACCGTGGACATGAGCATGTCGTACGGCGTCGGGGCGCCGCACGGCCACCGCTACGGGACGAACGCCGTCGAGGGCTGGGCCGCGGTGCTGCCGCCCGACGGCTGGACACAGTCCGACACCCTCCGTTTGAAGGCGTTCGCCGAGGCCCACGAATCCCCGTACTGA
- a CDS encoding transglycosylase SLT domain-containing protein, whose amino-acid sequence MTARISVRGFAVASATAVTTVGAVVGVASGNQQGAAEPVELAASDATLLADLPVNGNTQVQTASLTQQADLQSDAANAAAKKSAEESARKAAAKNAQAKKKAEEEQRAKEEAAAAAEKREKEEAAKQVASRSAERPDAGSFPQQSSYTVAEVQAMAKQIVGGGQYQCFSNIVQRESTWNYQAENPSSGAYGLVQALPATKMSSAGADWRTNPATQIKWGLNYMNERYGSPCGAWEFWQANHWY is encoded by the coding sequence GTGACTGCTCGGATCTCGGTCCGGGGATTCGCCGTGGCATCCGCCACCGCGGTCACCACCGTCGGCGCCGTCGTCGGTGTGGCCTCCGGGAATCAGCAGGGTGCGGCCGAGCCGGTCGAGCTCGCCGCGTCCGACGCGACGCTGCTCGCCGACCTGCCCGTCAACGGCAACACCCAGGTGCAGACCGCCTCCCTGACGCAGCAGGCAGACCTGCAGTCCGACGCCGCCAACGCCGCCGCGAAGAAGTCGGCGGAGGAGAGCGCGCGCAAGGCCGCTGCCAAGAACGCCCAGGCCAAGAAGAAGGCCGAGGAGGAGCAGCGGGCCAAGGAGGAGGCCGCGGCCGCCGCCGAGAAGCGCGAGAAGGAGGAAGCGGCCAAGCAGGTCGCCAGCCGCAGCGCCGAGCGTCCGGACGCGGGCTCCTTCCCCCAGCAGTCCTCCTACACCGTCGCCGAGGTGCAGGCCATGGCGAAGCAGATCGTCGGCGGCGGCCAGTACCAGTGCTTCTCCAACATCGTGCAGCGGGAGAGCACCTGGAACTACCAGGCCGAGAACCCCTCCTCGGGTGCCTACGGCCTCGTCCAGGCGCTGCCCGCCACCAAGATGTCCTCGGCGGGTGCCGACTGGCGCACCAACCCGGCCACGCAGATCAAGTGGGGCCTCAACTACATGAACGAGCGCTACGGCAGCCCCTGTGGCGCCTGGGAGTTCTGGCAGGCCAACCACTGGTACTGA
- a CDS encoding HD domain-containing protein, with protein MNTPPHRTDRPEPLLDPAKIAPGTPPRLVEQIAFLAEIDRLKSVLRLSPLLAADRRENDAEHSWHLALMVLVLAEYANEPIDVQRTVKLVLVHDLVEIYAGDTCLFDDEAKKSQAAREADAARRLFALLPDGQDAEFHAMWTEFEERRTPEARFAKAMDRLQPLLLNVGNEGGTWRAPGVTEARVRERTSVIADGSGELWDLTQKLFAHGVREGWFEAAP; from the coding sequence ATGAACACGCCCCCGCACCGCACCGATCGGCCGGAGCCCCTGCTGGATCCTGCGAAGATCGCGCCCGGTACACCGCCACGGCTGGTCGAGCAGATCGCCTTCCTCGCCGAGATCGACCGGCTGAAGTCCGTGCTGCGACTGAGTCCCCTCCTCGCCGCCGACCGCCGGGAGAACGACGCCGAGCACTCCTGGCACCTGGCACTCATGGTCCTGGTCCTCGCCGAGTACGCCAACGAGCCGATCGACGTGCAACGCACTGTGAAGCTCGTCCTGGTGCACGACCTGGTGGAGATCTACGCCGGTGACACGTGTCTCTTCGACGACGAGGCCAAGAAGAGCCAGGCGGCACGCGAGGCCGACGCGGCCAGGCGACTGTTCGCGCTGCTCCCGGACGGCCAGGACGCGGAGTTCCACGCGATGTGGACCGAGTTCGAGGAGCGGCGCACCCCCGAGGCCAGGTTCGCCAAGGCCATGGACCGGCTCCAGCCCCTCCTGCTGAACGTCGGCAACGAAGGGGGAACGTGGCGCGCCCCGGGCGTCACCGAGGCGCGCGTGCGCGAACGCACCTCCGTCATCGCGGACGGCTCCGGCGAGCTGTGGGATCTGACGCAGAAGCTGTTCGCCCACGGAGTGCGGGAGGGCTGGTTCGAAGCAGCTCCGTGA
- a CDS encoding YkvA family protein, with the protein MSAESWIIVAVTTLVLVTLFFTVRLLVQLVRARRRLREAGMPTENKVVFWAAVLYVLSPVDLMPDPVLIDDIGVLLLALKSLHSAAETAGLRPARKRGAD; encoded by the coding sequence GTGAGTGCCGAGAGCTGGATCATCGTCGCCGTCACCACGTTGGTGCTGGTGACGCTCTTCTTCACCGTCCGGCTGCTGGTGCAGCTCGTCCGGGCCCGGCGGCGGCTCCGCGAGGCGGGAATGCCGACGGAGAACAAGGTCGTCTTCTGGGCGGCCGTCCTCTACGTCCTCTCCCCGGTGGACCTCATGCCCGACCCGGTGCTGATCGACGACATCGGGGTGCTGCTCCTGGCCCTGAAGTCCCTGCACTCTGCCGCCGAGACCGCCGGGCTGCGGCCGGCCCGTAAGCGCGGAGCCGACTGA
- a CDS encoding FtsX-like permease family protein encodes MIRTWLRELGLGVRFAAGGGRSGWVRTLLTAAGVGIGVAVLLLAASVPTVLDASEARKDGRQPVGGMGEDVAPPGPTTALMAWSGTTFRDTEVVGRLLQADGDREEAVRPPGVAHFPAPGEMVVSPALREMLDTEGELLAERFRGAEIVGTIGPEGLKGPGEPAYYLGSDALDTDNAWRVTEFGMEGGQSPLDPALVVLIVVMLSVLLMPIVVFVATAVRFGGERRDRRLAALRLVGADIAMTRRIAAGEVLFASMLGLVVGALLFLVGRELVEGLSISTISVYTADIVPVWWLGALVVTLVPVIAVGVTLAALRGVAIGPLGVFREGTTRRRRVWWRLLLVAVGVAMLVYFGPDDPGSAVNEWGISAGVLLMLCGITALLPWAVERVVTWMRGGPLSWQLATRRLQMNSGMAARAVSGVTVAVAGAVALHMLFAAVETAQRKPTGHDESRARAVASSLIDDTAELGPFVDRYAATEGVTSVRGYVRGYADLDVTPDAEGHRPGTPFHIGECRVLRELIETGSCADGDVFVVPASFDEGVVEPGDRLDLSGYSEPSDRAEPVWWTLPGTARTIGDVEAPNGDLYYGVFATPAAMDVSDASDLSAVALVTTVPGDEDVVEHLRNTAGLSEWREDVQVLSDTRLTSQFVTIRNALFVGAIVVMLMIAASMVVSTLEQLRERKRQLSVLVAFGTRRGTLGASVLWQTAVPVGIGLALASAGGTALGVLLLDMVGAEVTDWLAFLPLTAAGLGMILLVTVASLPMLWRVMRPDGLRTE; translated from the coding sequence ATGATCCGCACGTGGCTCCGCGAGCTGGGCCTGGGAGTGCGCTTCGCCGCCGGTGGGGGCCGGTCGGGCTGGGTGCGCACGCTGCTGACGGCCGCCGGGGTGGGCATCGGGGTGGCGGTGCTGCTGTTGGCCGCGTCGGTGCCGACCGTCCTCGACGCCTCGGAGGCCAGGAAGGACGGGCGGCAGCCGGTGGGCGGCATGGGCGAGGACGTCGCGCCGCCGGGGCCGACGACGGCGCTCATGGCCTGGAGCGGCACGACGTTCCGCGACACGGAGGTCGTCGGCCGACTCCTCCAGGCCGACGGCGACCGGGAGGAGGCGGTGCGCCCGCCGGGCGTCGCCCACTTCCCGGCGCCCGGCGAGATGGTCGTCTCGCCCGCGCTGCGGGAGATGCTGGACACCGAGGGGGAGCTGCTGGCCGAGCGGTTCCGGGGAGCGGAGATCGTCGGCACGATCGGCCCCGAGGGGCTGAAGGGGCCGGGGGAGCCGGCGTACTACCTCGGTTCGGACGCGCTCGACACCGACAACGCCTGGCGGGTCACCGAGTTCGGCATGGAGGGGGGCCAGTCGCCGCTCGACCCCGCCCTCGTCGTGCTCATCGTCGTGATGCTGTCCGTGCTCCTCATGCCGATCGTCGTGTTCGTCGCGACGGCCGTGCGATTCGGCGGGGAGCGCCGGGACCGGCGCCTGGCCGCGTTGCGGCTCGTCGGCGCGGACATCGCGATGACCCGGCGGATAGCCGCCGGCGAGGTGCTCTTCGCCTCCATGCTGGGGCTGGTGGTGGGCGCCCTCCTCTTCCTGGTGGGGCGCGAGCTGGTGGAGGGCCTCTCGATCTCCACGATCAGCGTCTACACCGCCGACATCGTCCCGGTGTGGTGGCTGGGCGCGCTCGTCGTGACCCTCGTCCCGGTCATCGCGGTCGGGGTCACCCTGGCGGCCTTGCGCGGCGTGGCGATCGGCCCGCTGGGGGTCTTCCGGGAGGGGACGACGCGTCGGCGCCGCGTGTGGTGGCGGCTGCTGCTGGTCGCGGTGGGTGTGGCCATGCTCGTGTACTTCGGCCCGGACGACCCGGGGAGCGCGGTCAACGAGTGGGGCATCTCCGCCGGCGTGCTGCTGATGCTCTGCGGCATCACGGCGTTGCTGCCCTGGGCCGTGGAGCGCGTGGTCACCTGGATGCGTGGCGGCCCGCTGTCCTGGCAGCTCGCCACCCGACGGCTCCAGATGAACAGCGGCATGGCCGCGCGGGCAGTGAGCGGGGTCACGGTGGCCGTGGCGGGCGCCGTGGCGCTGCACATGCTGTTCGCCGCAGTGGAGACCGCCCAGCGGAAGCCCACCGGTCACGACGAGAGCCGCGCCCGGGCGGTGGCGAGCTCACTCATCGACGACACCGCGGAGCTCGGGCCGTTCGTCGACCGGTACGCCGCGACGGAGGGCGTCACCTCCGTACGCGGATACGTGCGCGGCTACGCCGATCTCGATGTCACGCCCGACGCCGAGGGGCACCGCCCCGGCACGCCGTTCCACATCGGTGAGTGCCGGGTGCTGCGGGAGCTGATCGAGACCGGCTCCTGTGCCGACGGCGACGTCTTCGTCGTCCCCGCCTCGTTCGACGAGGGCGTCGTCGAGCCGGGGGACCGGCTGGACCTCTCCGGCTACTCGGAGCCGTCGGACCGGGCGGAGCCCGTCTGGTGGACGCTTCCCGGGACGGCCCGCACGATCGGCGACGTCGAGGCCCCCAACGGCGATCTGTACTACGGCGTCTTCGCCACCCCCGCGGCCATGGACGTCTCCGACGCCTCGGACCTGTCCGCCGTCGCCCTCGTCACGACCGTGCCCGGGGACGAGGACGTGGTCGAGCACCTGCGCAACACCGCCGGGCTGAGCGAGTGGCGCGAGGACGTCCAGGTGCTGTCGGACACGAGGCTCACCTCCCAGTTCGTGACCATCCGCAACGCCCTGTTCGTCGGGGCGATCGTGGTCATGCTGATGATCGCGGCGAGCATGGTCGTCTCGACGCTGGAGCAACTGCGTGAGCGTAAGCGGCAGTTGTCGGTCCTGGTGGCGTTCGGGACGCGACGGGGGACGCTCGGCGCCTCCGTGCTGTGGCAGACGGCGGTCCCGGTCGGGATCGGGCTCGCCCTGGCCTCGGCCGGCGGGACGGCGCTGGGCGTCCTGCTGCTGGACATGGTCGGGGCGGAGGTCACCGACTGGCTGGCCTTCCTTCCGCTCACCGCCGCCGGGCTCGGCATGATCCTGCTGGTCACGGTCGCGAGCCTGCCGATGCTGTGGCGCGTGATGCGCCCGGACGGGCTGCGGACGGAGTGA
- a CDS encoding SPFH domain-containing protein — protein MSQSTEAVDAPEMPAPPVKEHVAHSLSGALGLLLAALGPLLGIGLVLGGVAVGFDPGDRPGVGVTLIVVGALTTVAALFAWNGVKMVAPGEARVIQLFGRYVGTLRTDGLRWVNPLTSSTKISTRVRNHETAVLKVNDAGGSPIEIAAVIVWQVEDTAQATFGVDDYEEFVTTQAETALRHIATNYPYEAHAEDTLSLRDNAESITDQLSAEVNARVAAAGVHVIESRFTHLAYAPEIASAMLQRQQAGAIIAARQQIVEGACGMVETAVARITEQDFVELDEERKAAMVSNLLVVLCGDRGTQPVVNTGSLYQ, from the coding sequence ATGTCACAGTCCACCGAAGCCGTCGACGCGCCGGAGATGCCCGCGCCACCTGTGAAGGAGCACGTGGCGCACAGCCTCTCCGGCGCGCTCGGCCTCCTGCTGGCCGCGCTCGGCCCGCTGCTCGGCATCGGGCTCGTGCTCGGCGGCGTCGCCGTCGGCTTCGACCCCGGCGACCGGCCGGGGGTCGGCGTCACTCTGATCGTCGTCGGCGCCCTGACGACCGTGGCCGCGCTCTTCGCCTGGAACGGCGTGAAGATGGTCGCCCCCGGCGAGGCCCGCGTCATCCAGCTCTTCGGCCGCTACGTCGGCACCCTGCGCACCGACGGTCTGCGCTGGGTGAACCCGCTGACCAGCAGCACCAAGATCTCCACCCGGGTCCGCAACCACGAGACGGCCGTCCTCAAGGTCAACGACGCCGGCGGCAGCCCCATCGAGATCGCCGCCGTGATCGTCTGGCAGGTCGAGGACACCGCCCAGGCCACGTTCGGCGTCGACGACTACGAGGAGTTCGTCACCACCCAGGCGGAGACGGCCCTGCGCCACATCGCCACCAACTACCCCTACGAAGCACACGCCGAGGACACCCTGTCCCTGAGGGACAACGCGGAGAGCATCACCGACCAGCTCTCCGCCGAGGTCAACGCGCGGGTCGCGGCGGCCGGGGTGCACGTCATCGAGTCGCGGTTCACCCACCTCGCCTACGCCCCCGAGATCGCCTCGGCCATGCTTCAGCGGCAGCAGGCGGGTGCGATCATCGCGGCACGGCAGCAGATCGTGGAAGGGGCGTGCGGGATGGTCGAGACGGCCGTCGCCCGCATCACCGAACAGGACTTCGTGGAGCTCGACGAGGAGCGCAAGGCCGCGATGGTCTCCAACCTGCTGGTCGTCCTCTGCGGCGACCGCGGCACCCAGCCCGTCGTCAACACGGGGTCGCTCTACCAGTGA
- a CDS encoding PhoH family protein, whose translation MVTSKKRRENDRRTYVIDTSVLLADPAAMARFDEHEVVLPVVVVTELEAKRHHPELGYFARQALRRLDGYRVRYGRLDAPIPIGELGGTLRVELNHSDPGILPAGFRLGDNDSRILAVARNLQAEGFDVTVVSKDLPLRIKASSVGLLAEEYRAELAITDSGWTGMSEVTLPGEAVDELFAPDGADTVSVPQAAGLPVHTGLVLHSEKGSALGRVTADGRVRLVRGDREAFGVHGRSAEQRVALDLLLDPEVGIVSMGGRAGTGKSALALCAGLEAVLERRQHRKVMVFRPLYAVGGQDLGYLPGTADEKMNPWAQAVFDTLSAVTTREVIEEIVARGMLEVLPLTHIRGRSLHDAFVIVDEAQSLERNVLLTVLSRIGQGSRVVLTHDVAQRDNLRVGRYDGVVAVVEKLKGHPLFAHVTLTRSERSPIAALVTEMLEDDRI comes from the coding sequence GTGGTGACCAGCAAGAAGCGCCGCGAGAACGACCGGCGCACCTATGTCATCGACACCAGCGTCCTGCTCGCCGACCCGGCGGCCATGGCCCGATTCGACGAGCACGAGGTCGTGCTGCCCGTCGTCGTGGTCACGGAGCTGGAGGCCAAGCGCCACCACCCCGAACTGGGCTACTTCGCCCGGCAGGCCCTGCGCAGGCTGGACGGGTACCGGGTCCGGTACGGGCGCCTGGACGCGCCGATCCCGATCGGTGAGCTGGGCGGAACCCTCCGGGTGGAGCTGAACCACTCGGACCCGGGCATACTGCCCGCCGGATTCCGCCTGGGGGACAACGACTCCCGCATCCTCGCCGTGGCCCGCAACCTCCAGGCCGAGGGGTTCGACGTCACCGTCGTCTCCAAGGACCTGCCGCTGCGCATCAAGGCGTCCTCGGTCGGGCTGCTGGCCGAGGAGTACCGCGCGGAGCTGGCCATCACCGACTCCGGCTGGACGGGCATGAGCGAGGTGACGCTCCCGGGGGAGGCGGTCGACGAGCTGTTCGCGCCGGACGGCGCCGACACCGTCTCCGTGCCGCAGGCCGCCGGGCTGCCCGTGCACACCGGCCTCGTCCTGCACTCGGAGAAGGGCAGCGCCCTCGGGCGGGTCACGGCCGACGGCCGGGTCCGGCTCGTGCGCGGCGACCGGGAGGCGTTCGGCGTCCACGGCCGGTCCGCGGAGCAGCGCGTCGCGCTCGACCTGCTGCTCGACCCGGAGGTGGGCATCGTCTCGATGGGCGGCCGGGCCGGTACCGGCAAGTCGGCCCTGGCACTGTGCGCGGGGTTGGAGGCGGTCCTGGAGCGCCGGCAGCACCGCAAGGTCATGGTCTTCCGGCCGCTGTACGCGGTCGGCGGCCAGGACCTCGGCTATCTGCCGGGCACGGCCGACGAGAAGATGAACCCGTGGGCGCAGGCCGTCTTCGACACGCTGTCGGCGGTCACCACGCGCGAGGTGATCGAGGAGATCGTGGCCCGGGGGATGCTGGAGGTCCTGCCGCTCACCCACATCCGGGGCCGCTCGCTGCACGACGCGTTCGTCATCGTGGACGAGGCCCAGTCGTTGGAGCGCAACGTCCTGCTGACGGTGCTCTCCCGCATCGGGCAGGGCTCGCGCGTCGTCCTGACCCACGACGTCGCCCAGCGGGACAACCTCAGAGTGGGCCGCTACGACGGCGTCGTCGCGGTCGTCGAGAAGCTCAAGGGCCATCCGCTCTTCGCGCACGTCACGTTGACGCGTTCCGAACGGTCGCCGATCGCGGCATTGGTGACCGAAATGCTGGAGGACGATCGGATCTGA
- a CDS encoding AI-2E family transporter, protein MSGFERLRSGASRVASRMAEYRQRAEQEREERDRERGRRAQQETAVELPPPPSVPPQQPEPASVIPWGIRVASEAGWRLLVLAAVAWVLMQVIGALSLVIIAFSAGLLITALLQPTVARLRHWGLGRGPSTAATFVSGLAVMGLIGWFVVWQVIENQEDLTRQIQDGLDELRQAILNSPFQVSEDQLNDFVDNLNQWIGEHSQDLTTAGLEGASFLVEFFSGAALAAFVCLFLLYDGRRVWHWCLRFVPLSAREGVAGAGPRAWITLTGYVRGTVIVAMIDAIGIGVGIWVLGVPMAVPLAVIVFLFAFVPLVGAVVSGALAVVVAFVTNGLVTALLALGVVLLVQQIEGHILQPFILGRMVQVHPLAVVLTVTSGSLLAGIPGAVLSVPLVAVINTVVGYLRAYAEERNPHARRVHGATATDVSPAVPPTMPGGEPVPLGSADPTQTSVRELVEKESGEGDDGPPGGDRPPGGRPPA, encoded by the coding sequence ATGTCAGGATTCGAGCGGCTGAGGTCGGGCGCGTCGCGCGTCGCCTCCCGAATGGCCGAGTACCGGCAGCGCGCCGAGCAGGAACGCGAGGAGCGGGACCGCGAGCGTGGCCGGCGCGCCCAGCAGGAGACGGCCGTCGAGCTGCCCCCGCCGCCGTCCGTCCCGCCGCAGCAGCCCGAGCCGGCGTCCGTCATCCCGTGGGGTATCCGGGTCGCCTCGGAGGCCGGGTGGCGGCTGCTGGTGCTCGCCGCCGTCGCCTGGGTGCTGATGCAGGTGATCGGCGCGCTGAGCCTGGTGATCATCGCCTTCTCGGCCGGGCTGCTCATCACCGCGCTGCTCCAGCCGACCGTCGCGCGGCTGCGGCACTGGGGTCTGGGGCGCGGTCCGTCGACGGCGGCCACCTTCGTCAGCGGCCTCGCGGTGATGGGGCTCATCGGCTGGTTCGTCGTCTGGCAGGTCATAGAGAACCAGGAGGACCTGACGCGGCAGATCCAGGACGGTCTCGACGAGCTGCGGCAGGCCATCCTCAACAGTCCCTTCCAGGTGAGCGAGGACCAGCTCAACGACTTCGTCGACAACCTCAACCAGTGGATCGGCGAGCACAGCCAGGACCTGACGACCGCCGGGCTGGAGGGCGCGTCGTTCCTGGTGGAGTTCTTCAGCGGTGCGGCCCTCGCGGCGTTCGTCTGCCTGTTCCTCCTCTACGACGGCCGCCGCGTGTGGCACTGGTGCCTGCGCTTCGTGCCGCTCTCGGCCCGTGAGGGTGTGGCCGGGGCCGGCCCCCGGGCGTGGATCACCCTCACCGGATACGTGCGCGGCACGGTGATAGTGGCCATGATCGACGCCATCGGCATCGGTGTGGGCATCTGGGTGCTCGGCGTGCCGATGGCCGTCCCGCTGGCCGTCATCGTCTTCCTGTTCGCGTTCGTGCCCCTGGTCGGTGCCGTCGTGTCGGGCGCGCTGGCCGTCGTCGTCGCCTTCGTCACCAACGGGCTCGTCACCGCGCTGCTGGCGCTCGGCGTGGTGCTGCTGGTGCAGCAGATCGAGGGGCACATCCTGCAGCCGTTCATCCTGGGCCGCATGGTGCAGGTGCATCCGCTGGCCGTGGTGCTCACGGTCACCAGCGGCTCGCTGCTCGCGGGCATCCCGGGGGCGGTGCTCTCGGTGCCGCTGGTGGCGGTGATCAACACCGTCGTCGGCTATCTGCGGGCGTACGCGGAGGAACGCAACCCGCACGCACGCCGGGTGCACGGCGCGACGGCGACGGACGTCTCACCGGCGGTGCCACCGACCATGCCCGGCGGCGAGCCGGTGCCCCTCGGCTCCGCGGACCCGACGCAGACGAGCGTCCGGGAGCTGGTCGAGAAGGAGTCCGGCGAGGGGGACGACGGCCCGCCGGGCGGAGATCGCCCGCCCGGGGGCCGGCCCCCGGCCTGA
- a CDS encoding ABC transporter ATP-binding protein, whose translation MTEERSSGPLLTARGLHKVYGSTPALAGADFTLHAGEVVAVMGPSGSGKSTLLHCLAGIVTPEEGTVHYRGRELSALSDAERSALRRGEFGFVFQFGQLVPELTCTENVALPLRLAGADRKPAERQAREWLERLEVDDVRHHRPGQISGGQGQRVAIARALVATPRVVFADEPTGALDSLNGERVMELLTAAARDTRAAVVLVTHESRVAAYSDREVVVRDGRATDLSGLAGVA comes from the coding sequence ATGACCGAGGAACGGAGCAGCGGCCCGCTGCTCACGGCCAGGGGCCTGCACAAGGTGTACGGCTCCACCCCCGCGCTCGCGGGGGCCGACTTCACCCTGCACGCGGGCGAGGTCGTCGCCGTCATGGGGCCCTCGGGGTCGGGCAAGTCGACGCTGCTGCACTGCCTGGCGGGCATCGTCACGCCGGAGGAGGGGACGGTGCACTACCGGGGCCGGGAGCTGTCGGCCCTGTCCGACGCCGAGCGCAGTGCGCTGCGCCGGGGGGAGTTCGGCTTCGTCTTCCAGTTCGGCCAGCTCGTCCCGGAGCTGACCTGCACGGAGAACGTGGCGCTGCCGCTGCGGCTGGCGGGCGCGGACCGCAAGCCCGCCGAGCGGCAGGCGCGGGAGTGGCTGGAGCGGCTGGAGGTGGACGACGTCCGCCACCACCGCCCGGGCCAGATCTCCGGCGGCCAGGGGCAGCGGGTGGCCATCGCCCGCGCCCTCGTCGCCACCCCGCGCGTCGTGTTCGCGGACGAACCGACGGGCGCACTCGACTCGCTCAACGGCGAGCGCGTCATGGAGCTGCTCACCGCCGCGGCGCGCGACACGCGAGCGGCCGTCGTGCTCGTCACCCACGAGTCCCGGGTCGCCGCCTACTCCGACCGCGAGGTCGTGGTGCGGGACGGCAGGGCCACGGACCTCAGCGGGCTGGCGGGCGTCGCATGA
- a CDS encoding PadR family transcriptional regulator, protein MSISHALLGLLESGPSHGYDLKRAFDARFGHDKPLHYGQVYATMSRLLKNGLVEVDAVEAGEGPERKRYAITDAGVSDVAHWLEQPEKPEPYLQSTLYTKVVLALLTGRDAASLLDTQRAEHLRLMRVLTRRKSGGDLADQLICDHALFHLEADLRWLELTAARLDRLAKEVTS, encoded by the coding sequence ATGTCCATCAGTCACGCCCTTCTGGGGCTGCTCGAATCGGGGCCGAGCCACGGCTACGACCTCAAGAGAGCCTTCGACGCCCGGTTCGGGCACGACAAGCCGCTGCACTACGGCCAGGTGTACGCGACGATGTCGCGGCTCCTGAAGAACGGCCTCGTCGAGGTCGACGCCGTGGAGGCGGGGGAGGGGCCCGAGCGCAAGCGCTACGCCATCACGGACGCCGGGGTCAGCGACGTCGCGCACTGGCTGGAGCAGCCGGAGAAACCGGAGCCCTACCTCCAGTCCACCCTCTACACCAAGGTCGTGCTCGCGCTGCTGACCGGCCGGGACGCCGCGTCCCTGCTGGACACCCAGCGCGCCGAGCACCTGCGGCTCATGCGCGTGCTGACCCGCCGCAAGAGCGGTGGCGACCTCGCCGACCAGCTCATCTGCGACCACGCCCTGTTCCACCTGGAGGCCGACCTGCGCTGGCTGGAGCTGACCGCCGCCCGCCTGGACCGGCTCGCGAAGGAAGTGACGTCATGA